Proteins encoded by one window of Methanobacterium sp. CWC-01:
- a CDS encoding tetratricopeptide repeat protein: MPILLFGSRHLELLTGDKTTTIRKLWKKPLNIGDRLHCYWNLVSKEREKLFEAEVTGVEIIKFGEILKNEDLILDEGFEDASELEVEFRKLYPDHTQEESLFQVIKFRRLPRKEWEGRKIDEKAMITKRADILFDLGKYKDSVMCYTSALRFDPQDVYLLNRKGDNLSRLGLFQEAVQSYDDALKLDPNNEYIWNNRAIALLNYNQPEEALKSNDEACRINPDNVLALYWRGIILEILGRLEEALDRYDRVLELDPSDPEAWNARGNILSQMERTEEAIESYDRALELCLDETPDASTWNRKGNALLELGRLEEAINCYEEALKLDKDNDVFLSNLGVTYMELSRFQEAMEIFRKALAINPHNEDARILMDECLENL, translated from the coding sequence ATACCGATATTGCTTTTTGGAAGCCGCCACTTGGAACTATTAACTGGGGATAAAACTACCACCATTCGCAAATTGTGGAAAAAACCCCTGAACATAGGAGACCGGCTGCACTGTTACTGGAATCTGGTGTCTAAAGAGCGTGAAAAACTTTTTGAAGCAGAAGTAACCGGAGTTGAAATCATTAAATTCGGTGAAATCCTGAAAAATGAAGATTTAATCCTGGATGAGGGCTTTGAGGATGCATCTGAACTGGAAGTAGAATTCCGGAAACTTTACCCCGACCATACCCAGGAGGAATCTCTTTTCCAGGTGATAAAGTTCCGCCGTTTGCCCCGAAAAGAGTGGGAAGGCCGTAAGATTGATGAAAAGGCTATGATTACCAAAAGGGCCGACATACTATTTGACCTGGGGAAGTACAAGGACTCCGTGATGTGTTACACCTCTGCCCTTCGTTTTGACCCCCAGGATGTTTATCTTCTTAACCGTAAAGGGGATAATCTCTCTCGGCTGGGATTGTTCCAGGAAGCGGTGCAATCCTATGACGATGCTCTAAAACTGGACCCGAATAATGAGTACATATGGAACAACCGGGCCATTGCACTTTTAAACTACAACCAACCAGAAGAAGCCCTTAAATCAAACGATGAAGCCTGTAGAATAAACCCCGATAATGTTCTGGCACTTTACTGGAGAGGCATTATTCTGGAGATCCTAGGGAGATTGGAAGAAGCTCTGGATCGGTACGATCGGGTTTTAGAACTTGACCCCAGCGATCCAGAAGCATGGAATGCCCGGGGTAATATCTTATCCCAGATGGAAAGAACTGAAGAGGCCATCGAATCCTATGACCGGGCTCTGGAACTATGTTTAGATGAAACTCCCGATGCATCCACATGGAATCGTAAAGGCAATGCTCTTTTGGAGTTAGGCCGGCTGGAAGAAGCCATAAACTGTTATGAAGAGGCATTGAAGCTGGATAAAGACAATGACGTTTTCCTCAGTAATCTGGGAGTTACCTACATGGAGCTCTCCAGATTCCAGGAAGCTATGGAAATTTTCAGGAAAGCACTGGCCATTAATCCCCACAATGAAGATGCCCGAATCTTAATGGATGAATGTCTGGAGAATTTATAA
- a CDS encoding biotin transporter BioY, with the protein MEITVENYFRKRYSLYKWRSETSLVNKVILAFFMACVTGIMAQLVIPLPWTPVPITAQTFAVLMAGILLGRWWGGISQIIYLLVGLLGVNWFSGLTGGYTVLFGATGGYLIGFILVALFLGYFSDRYVESRKFRPMLGLMLFANFALIYVPGLLGLAFWIYLVKGSFPGIFTLLSMGLLPFLIGDLVKIGGAAALTKMVTPKTK; encoded by the coding sequence ATGGAAATTACGGTTGAAAACTATTTCCGAAAAAGATACTCACTCTATAAATGGCGCTCAGAAACTTCTCTTGTTAACAAAGTTATATTGGCATTCTTCATGGCGTGTGTAACTGGGATCATGGCTCAGTTAGTAATACCTCTACCTTGGACACCGGTACCCATAACTGCTCAGACCTTCGCCGTGTTAATGGCCGGGATTCTCCTGGGCCGATGGTGGGGTGGCATCAGTCAGATCATATATCTCCTTGTGGGGCTACTGGGCGTAAACTGGTTTTCCGGACTTACCGGGGGATACACAGTATTGTTCGGTGCCACCGGAGGATATCTGATTGGATTTATACTGGTGGCACTGTTTTTGGGCTACTTTTCGGATAGGTATGTGGAGTCTCGGAAATTCAGACCCATGCTGGGCCTGATGCTCTTTGCCAATTTTGCCCTTATCTATGTGCCTGGTCTATTGGGGCTTGCATTCTGGATATATCTGGTTAAAGGTAGCTTCCCTGGTATTTTCACCCTACTTTCCATGGGGCTCCTCCCATTTCTCATAGGGGACCTGGTTAAAATTGGGGGAGCGGCAGCTTTGACCAAGATGGTAACCCCTAAAACTAAGTAG